The Pseudomonadales bacterium genome includes the window CCAATAAGCCCGCGATGCTGTAGGTTAGCTCGAACATTTCAGCGGCGTCAAAGTGCTGTTTGAGCTGCTGCATAAGCGCGTCGTCAATGCTTAAGTGATCGTTAGCAAAGCGTTCGGCATAGTCTATGGCCAGTTTTTCAGCGGCGCTAAAGCTTGGCTCGCTGCGCCAGTCGGCAACCGCGGCATAAAACGCCTCGTCGATACCGGCCTCGACCAACTCTGGAAAGCGAAAGTCGAGGCAGAGCTGACACTGGTTTAGCTGGGCGATGCGCATACGTACCGCTTCGCGCACGCGCAGATCCAGTGACGATTGGTTATAAATGGCGTCGCTCAGCACCGCCATGGCATTGCCGAAGGCGGGCTGCAGGCCAATCAGTTTAATGCTTTCGCTGTCGTCGCCAGCGGGAAGTGCAATCCTTGCCATCGATATCTCCTTGCCGTTCGGGCGTGCTAAAAATGCGCGTTTACACTAGCTCGTAATCGCTGAGCTCAGGCTCGCGTAAATCGTCACGAAATTTAGCCGGCAGCCAGGGCCAGGTTTGTGGCAATTCGCTGCCGTTGGTATACCAGCCGGTACAGCCGCTAACCCAGGCCGTGCCGTCGAAGGATGTCGCCAGCTCGCTGCCAAACTGCGTTGCCGCCGCCTGCTTGGGTGTCATGGTAGTAAATTTGCCTTGTTCGATATGGCGCATGCATTGCAACACATATTCCACGCCGATATCGGCGATATCGATTAGCGACAAGTTGGTGATCGGGCTGTTGGTGCCAATCAGCACAAAAAAGTTGGGTAACTTTGGCACCGAAATCGAGCGGTAGTTACGGGTGAATTCGTCTTGCCAGATGTCGGTTAACTTCTCACCGTTCGGCCCGGTAATATCCGATACGCCCCATTGGTTTGGCTTAAAGCCGGTGGCGAGTACCAGCATGTCAAGCTCGTGCAGCTGGCCGTCTTTGGTGCGAATGCCGTTTGGCTCGATGCGTTCAATATCGGCGCGCTCGACATGCACATTGTCGCGCTGTAGCGCAGGGTAATAGGTTTCTGACACGATCATGCGGCGGCACATCGGCTGAAAATCGGGGCGCAGCTTTTCGCGCAGGGTCTCGTCTTTGATGCTGTTGAGATTATTTTCCACAGCCCAGTTCACCATTTTGCGCTGCCAGCCGTCATATAACGAGGCACGGCCAAACATCTCACCGACCCAGTCGTAAAACTTGCGGGTAAGTGTACCTAGTAACGGCACTTTACGTTTCAAATAGCGTGAAAAGCTACCGTAATAGGGGTTAGGGGTTGGCATCACCCATTGTGGGGTGCGAATAAAGGTAGTCAGATGCGCCGCTTTCTCGGCCAGCGGCGCGGTAGCCTGCACGCCCGACGAGCCCGAGCCTAACAGGCCGATGCGCTTACCGCTATAGTCGTAATCATCATCCCAGTCGGCGGTATGCACCAGCTTGCCGGCAAAGCTATCGAGACCCTCAATGCTGGGGTAGAGTTTTTTATTTAACGGCCCGGTGGCGTCAACCAGCATATCAAATTGATGGGTGTCGCCTTTGTCGGTGGTGACATGCCATTGCTGGTCGATAAATTTAGCCGATGCCACCGAGGTTTCAAATTCGGCATATTTATCAAGCTGGTATTTTTTTGCCACCGATTCGAAATAGGCCTGAATTTCAGCGCCTTCAGAAAAACGGCGCGACCAGTCAGCTTTAGGTTCAAACTCATAGCAGTAGGCAAACGAGGCAACGTCGCAGGCGACACCGGGGTAGCGATTTTCACGCCATACGCCACCGACTTTTTTGGCTTTTTCAAACAGCTTGAAATTGGTTTTACCGGCGCGCAATAATTTTACCGCCATCAGCATGCCGGACATGCCGCCGCCAATAATGCCGATGCTAACGTCTTTGGCTGGCTGTGCCGCTTGTTGTTGGTTTGCCTGCTGAGTTGCCTGCATAGTCACGTCCTCACAAAGCTTACGCTTAAAAATTAGAAACTGAACAAATGTTCAGTATTTTGCGGCATAGTATAGCCGAACTGTCTGCCGCTAGATAGTGTTCCTGAACAAATGTTCAGTTATACTGCTGATGATTCTATACGATCTATTTTTATTTACGGTGTAAACACAAACATGACGCAAGTTTCTGCCCCAGCGGCCTCGCCAAGCGCAAAAACAGCAAGCTCAAATACTGCTCGCTCAGACTCTGTGAGCCCAGCCAAAATCAGTGCCAAACAGCGCATTTTGACGGCCGCGCGCCAGGCTTTTAGCGAACTTGGCTATGAAGCCGCCAGTTTAAAGGTAATTGGCGAGCGTTGCGGCGTTAAACGCACCCTGATTATGTACCATTTTACCAGCAAAGAAGGGCTCTGGCAGGCCGTAGTGCTGGCGGTGAAAAACGAACATCAAGCCGCGTTTAATCGCTATTATGCCGAAGTTGACTTGCACAGCGATGCCATGCGCGCGCGCCAGTGCGGCGTGGCTTTTTTAAAAGCCTCGCGCGAGGTGCCCGAATATGGCCGCATGCTGATTCGCGAGGGCTTAAGCGATAGCGAGCGCCTAACCTGGATTACCGAGGCGCTAACGCCTGAGCAAATTGCGATTCCGGTGTTTGACGACCCCGACTATACCCGCGCGGCGTTTTTAGGCTTGGTGCGCCAGATTCAAGCCGGCGCGATGCTCTATGTGAGCAATATGGCGCCGCTGATGGCCACCGAAGGCTCGGCGTTTGGCGATGATGGGGTTATTCCGCTGTCGGATGAGGCGATTGAAAAAACCGCCGAGTATATGTTGGTATTGGTTGAGCTGCGCTTACAGGAAATCAAAGCCGCCAAACGCGGCGAGGGCTAGCCGCTAGCTTGCATCAGCGCTGGCGGCGCTGACAGCCTGCTCTTTTTGCTGCAGCCAGGCCATAATCTGGCGCCAGCTTTTATGGTCTTTAAAAAGCTGCTCACCCTGCATATCGATCACGCCCATGCCCAGCTCTGCGGCTTTAATATAGTTTTGCGTATCACGTAGGGTGGCAATAAAGGGGATATTCAGCGAGGCTAAAAACTTTTCTAGGGTGTGGTAGATCAGCGTATTCTTGCGTGCGCGGTTGGCCAACACCGCGAGCTTTTCGGTTTCGCGGCCAATTTTGGCCTTCAGCAATATATCGGCAATAAAGCGCGATACCGCATGAATGTCGATGCTAGAGGGTAAGACTGGCACCAAGATGACATCGGCTCGGCTGAGGATCGGTCTAAACTGGATGGGATCGAGCCCCGAGGGTGTATCAATAATTAAATATTCGGTGCCGCGCTCGGGCTGGTGCGCGTAAGACGCGGTGAGGCCTGATGCCTGTTCAAACATTGGGATAGTTTGGATGAGCGGTAAACTGTCTGGCCGTCGCTGTGCCCAATAGCTGCTAGAGCCCTGACTGTCGTAATCTTGTATCGCCACTTTACAGCCTTGCTGCGCATAGTGAGCAGCAAGATTTGTCGCCAACGTGGTTTTACCGGCACCACCTTTTGCATTCACCACAACTACGGTAAACATTGCTTACTACTCCATAATATTAAGCCAAGCCGTTCAGCCTATCCCTGATCCCTTGCCCTTACTGTAACCGAAACATTAAGGCTATGCCATAAAACTTGGAGTCGCTGCATAGACAGGCTAAAATAGCGCGCTTTTTATAATAACAGCCACAGCCTCGCTGTGCCCATAAATGGAGACCCCCATGGCCCGAGAAGAATTATCGATTAGCACGCCAAACTGCACCGTTGAGAAAGACGGTCACGTTATGATTGTGACACTTAACCGTCCTGAAGCAAAAAATGCCCTTAGCCCACAAATGCTATTAGGTATGTACAATGCATGGCGTTTATTGGATGAAGATGACAGCTTGCGCTGTGCCGTGCTGACCGGTAAAGGCGATACTTTTTGTGCCGGCATGGATTTAAAGTTTGGCCCTGATGGCGGCCCTGATGCCGATGAGTTTTTGAAAGTGATGGGCGAAGTACCGGATGTACACTGGCAGTCATTGCTGCGTCATAATGTGCCGGGCAAGCCAATTATTCTTGGCGTTGAAGGCTATGCCTTAGCCGGCGGCACCGAGATTTTACAGGGTACCGATATTCGTGTGGCAGCAGAAGATGCGATTTTTGGCGTTACCGAATGTAAACGCGGTCTGTTTCCTTTAGGTGGCTCAACTATCCGTTTACGTCGCCAGATTCCTTATGCCTTGGCCGCTGAAATTTTATTGCTTGGCCGCCACGTGTCGGCTGAAGAGGCGCTTAACTGGGGCTTGATTAACCGCGTTGTACCTAAGGGTGAAGCCCTAAATGAAGCGCTTAAGATTGCGCAAGAAATTGCCAATGAAAATGCACCGCTGTCGATTAAGGCCATCACCAAGTCGCTGCGTGAAAATCAGCAAGACTTGCCAGAAGCCGAAGCCTTAGCTAACGAGCTGGCGGTTGGTGAGCCTATCTTCCAAACCAAAGACTCTAAAGAAGGCATGCGCGCCTTCAAAGAAAAACGCACGCCAAACTTTATCGGCGAATAAGCTGCTATGCTGCCAGCGCATGGTCAGATATTGGCTATGCGCTGAGAATGTGCAGTATGCGCTAAAACGATGATGAGCTGACAGGCTCATTACTTCTGCTTAAATTAAGCGTTAGTGAACGTTGGCAAGCTTTAATTACTTCGCAATTCCCCACCTTCCTTACCTTTCTCAACTTCCTCTCTTTACATTAAACGCTGTTGATTGATCCGTATCTGCCCCTTGCCCATAGCCCTTGCATCTTGCTAACTTAGCTCATATACATTGCCCAAGATAAGCCTCAAAACTGATAGCTACACGCTAGCTGGCTTGGCTATCAATGCTTTAAATAAACTAGTCATGCTAGGTTTGCGTAATAATCAAAAACTTAGGCATTACTATGGTTGTACACAATAAATCACTGGCAATAACACTTGGCCTACTAGGCTTGATTCCGTTTATCGTGCTGCCCAGCAGCATTACTTTTATACCCGACTACAGCTACT containing:
- a CDS encoding carboxymuconolactone decarboxylase family protein — translated: MARIALPAGDDSESIKLIGLQPAFGNAMAVLSDAIYNQSSLDLRVREAVRMRIAQLNQCQLCLDFRFPELVEAGIDEAFYAAVADWRSEPSFSAAEKLAIDYAERFANDHLSIDDALMQQLKQHFDAAEMFELTYSIAGLLANGRTLQVLQIDQACQLSKGID
- a CDS encoding NAD(P)/FAD-dependent oxidoreductase; this encodes MQATQQANQQQAAQPAKDVSIGIIGGGMSGMLMAVKLLRAGKTNFKLFEKAKKVGGVWRENRYPGVACDVASFAYCYEFEPKADWSRRFSEGAEIQAYFESVAKKYQLDKYAEFETSVASAKFIDQQWHVTTDKGDTHQFDMLVDATGPLNKKLYPSIEGLDSFAGKLVHTADWDDDYDYSGKRIGLLGSGSSGVQATAPLAEKAAHLTTFIRTPQWVMPTPNPYYGSFSRYLKRKVPLLGTLTRKFYDWVGEMFGRASLYDGWQRKMVNWAVENNLNSIKDETLREKLRPDFQPMCRRMIVSETYYPALQRDNVHVERADIERIEPNGIRTKDGQLHELDMLVLATGFKPNQWGVSDITGPNGEKLTDIWQDEFTRNYRSISVPKLPNFFVLIGTNSPITNLSLIDIADIGVEYVLQCMRHIEQGKFTTMTPKQAAATQFGSELATSFDGTAWVSGCTGWYTNGSELPQTWPWLPAKFRDDLREPELSDYELV
- a CDS encoding TetR family transcriptional regulator → MTQVSAPAASPSAKTASSNTARSDSVSPAKISAKQRILTAARQAFSELGYEAASLKVIGERCGVKRTLIMYHFTSKEGLWQAVVLAVKNEHQAAFNRYYAEVDLHSDAMRARQCGVAFLKASREVPEYGRMLIREGLSDSERLTWITEALTPEQIAIPVFDDPDYTRAAFLGLVRQIQAGAMLYVSNMAPLMATEGSAFGDDGVIPLSDEAIEKTAEYMLVLVELRLQEIKAAKRGEG
- a CDS encoding AAA family ATPase, whose translation is MFTVVVVNAKGGAGKTTLATNLAAHYAQQGCKVAIQDYDSQGSSSYWAQRRPDSLPLIQTIPMFEQASGLTASYAHQPERGTEYLIIDTPSGLDPIQFRPILSRADVILVPVLPSSIDIHAVSRFIADILLKAKIGRETEKLAVLANRARKNTLIYHTLEKFLASLNIPFIATLRDTQNYIKAAELGMGVIDMQGEQLFKDHKSWRQIMAWLQQKEQAVSAASADAS
- a CDS encoding crotonase/enoyl-CoA hydratase family protein, coding for MAREELSISTPNCTVEKDGHVMIVTLNRPEAKNALSPQMLLGMYNAWRLLDEDDSLRCAVLTGKGDTFCAGMDLKFGPDGGPDADEFLKVMGEVPDVHWQSLLRHNVPGKPIILGVEGYALAGGTEILQGTDIRVAAEDAIFGVTECKRGLFPLGGSTIRLRRQIPYALAAEILLLGRHVSAEEALNWGLINRVVPKGEALNEALKIAQEIANENAPLSIKAITKSLRENQQDLPEAEALANELAVGEPIFQTKDSKEGMRAFKEKRTPNFIGE